Proteins encoded together in one Microbacterium oxydans window:
- a CDS encoding DUF1003 domain-containing protein: protein MPRATRLDAPGRSTTRPRTTSRDRFGRFTEWVARAMGTPAFLVILSLFCVVWILWNTLMPHDLRFDDAALGFTALTLMLSLQASYAAPLILLAQNRQDDRDRVQIEQDRQRAERNLADTEYLAREIVALRMALEERNSQAVTRDVLRQELKSLLAELEEGGDRPSAGAAS from the coding sequence ATGCCCCGCGCCACGCGCCTCGACGCCCCCGGGCGCAGCACGACCCGCCCTCGCACGACCTCGCGCGACCGCTTCGGCCGGTTCACGGAGTGGGTCGCCCGCGCGATGGGCACCCCCGCGTTCCTCGTCATCCTCAGCCTGTTCTGCGTGGTCTGGATCCTCTGGAACACCCTGATGCCGCACGATCTGCGTTTCGACGACGCGGCCCTCGGCTTCACGGCGCTGACGCTCATGCTGTCCCTGCAGGCGTCGTACGCCGCCCCGCTGATCCTGCTCGCGCAGAACCGCCAGGACGACCGCGACCGCGTCCAGATCGAGCAGGACCGCCAGCGCGCCGAGCGCAACCTCGCCGACACCGAGTACCTGGCCCGCGAGATCGTGGCGCTGCGCATGGCCCTCGAGGAGCGCAACTCGCAGGCGGTGACGCGCGACGTGCTGCGACAGGAGCTCAAGTCCCTGCTCGCCGAGCTCGAAGAAGGCGGAGACCGGCCTTCGGCGGGCGCGGCATCGTGA